From the genome of Ictalurus furcatus strain D&B chromosome 4, Billie_1.0, whole genome shotgun sequence, one region includes:
- the ppfibp1b gene encoding liprin-beta-1b isoform X1: MMSDASDMLAAALEQMDGIIAGSKSLDYSNGMFDCQSPTSPFMGSLRALHLIEDLRGVLELMDTEEREGLRCQIPDSTAHSLVEWLQGHLSNGHISVTGDIYQDRLNRLETDKESLVLQVSVLTDQVEVQGEKIRDLDLCLEEHREKLNSTEEMLQQELICRSALETQKLDLMAEISNLKLKLTAMEKERIDFDGRFRDSEGLSLEINELRYRISEMETERMQYEKKLKSTKEELAILRRQLDGKDGELRRLQDETGSRSPTPACLETTEREDTFKQRLKEKHLEVQRMKKAVESLMAANEEKDRKIEELRQSLTRYKKVQDMVMSVQGRKDKSKEEESDESHSDSSLSMSAAMSVSMDAEKSILSCAEEVKSQDEPTTFVSTLHVSSLASTPQPRLETDIDLEPVESQSDAVHQEPSQSQEPAINTSLEGVEVPKSSSLSKLDGNTSEKRPLAVGKSPAESRAFEEFNKITTLPPKSTSSARAVEDDAFGTKKARSSFGRGFFKLRGGKRTASAPNLAETERDGMDHLDLAGMPQKSSNSDSTHTLSSCLEGKKKSKGIKAFIGKLTRSQSTTFTLDDNLSENEFKRGGVRATAGPRLGWSRDLHSTNSEVDAPFARWSREQVCDWMQEQGLGLYVNLARQWISSGQTLLQASPQNLEKELGIKHPLHRKKLQLALQALGSEEDDNKGKLDYQWVTRWLDDIGLPQYKTQFDEAKVDGRMLHYMTVDDLLSLKVGSVLHHLSIKRAIQVLRLNNYEPNCLRRRPSDENNITPAEISQWTNHRVMEWLRSVDLAEYAPNLRGSGVHGGLMVLEPRFNVETMALLLNIPPNKTLLRRHLATHFNLLVGSEAQQTKQECMENPDYALLTATAKVKPRKLAFGSFGTLKKKRQEDNEEYVCPMDIEMPKGHSFQKGFRGMELHIYEDDLDRLEQMEDSEGTVRQIGAFSEGINNLTSMLKDDEFFKEIVTSSPNPSVTDDDSNV, translated from the exons ATGATGTCCGATGCCAGTGATATGTTGGCAGCTGCTTTGGAGCAAATGGATGGCATCATAGCag GCTCCAAATCACTTGACTATTCCAATGGGATGTTTGACTGCCAGTCTCCAACCTCACCGTTCATGGGAAGCCTGCGGGCACTGCACCTGATCGAAGATCTGAGGGGGGTTTTGGAGCTCATGgacacagaggagagagagggactcCGCTGCCAGATACCCGACTCGACAGCACACAGTCTGGTGGAGTGGCTACAGGGACACCTA TCAAATGGGCACATTTCAGTGACTGGTGATATTTACCAAGACAGACTTAATCGGCTTGAAACTGACAAGGAATCCCTTGTGCTTCAG GTGAGTGTCTTGACAGACCAAGTGGAAGTCCAAGGAGAAAAAATAAGAGACCTAGACTTGTGCCTCGAGGAACACCGTGAAAAACTGAATTCCACTGAGGAAATGCTACAACAG GAGCTTATCTGTAGGTCAGCGCTTGAGACCCAGAAGCTAGATCTAATGGCTGAGATTTCCAATTTGAAGCTAAAGCTGACTGCCATGGAGAAGGAGAGAATAGACTTTGATGGAAGATTCAGAGATAGTGAG GGTTTGAGCCTAGAGATAAATGAGCTGAGGTATCGCATTTCTGAGATGGAGACCGAACGGATGCAGTATGAGAAGAAACTGAAGTCTACCAAG gagGAGTTGGCTATATTAAGAAGGCAGTTAGATGGTAAAGATGGAGAACTAAGGAGGCTACAGGATGAGACAGGGTCCAGATCGCCCACACCCGCATGCTTAGAGACCACTGAGAGAG AGGATACTTTTAAGCAGAGGCTCAAAGAGAAAC ATTTGGAAGTGCAAAGAATGAAGAAAGCAGTTGAGTCACTTATGGCAGCCAATGAAGAAAAG GATCGCAAGATTGAGGAGCTTCGGCAGTCGCTTACACGTTACAAGAAGGTGCAAGACATGGTCATGTCAGTGCAAGGGAGAAAAG ATAAAtcgaaagaagaagaaagcgaTGAGAGCCACAGCGACAGCTCTCTCTCCATGTCAGCTGCAATGTCGGTTTCCATGGATGCCGAGAAGTCCATCCTGTCATGTGCTGAGGAAGTAAAGAGTCAAGATGAG CCAACAACGTTTGTCAGCACGCTGCATGTCTCTTCACTCGCATCCACACCACAACCCAGACTAGAGACTGATATAGACCTGGAGCCAGTGGAGTCACAGAG TGATGCAGTGCATCAGGAGCCAAGTCAGTCACAGGAGCCTGCCATAAATACCAGTCTGGA AGGGGTGGAGGTCCCCAAATCTAGCAGCCTGAGCAAACTGGATGGCAACACTAGTGAAAAG AGGCCTTTGGCAGTTGGAAAGAGTCCAGCAGAG AGTCGTGCTTTTGAGGAGTTCAACAAGATTACGACCTTACCACCGAAGTCCACCAGTAGTGCCCGTGCGGTTGAAGATGACGCTTTTGGTACAAAGAAGGCGAGATCCTCATTTGGACGAGGTTTCTTTAAGCTCAGAGGAGGCAAGAGAACAGCCAGTGCTCCAAATCTTG cTGAGACGGAGCGTGACGGCATGGACCATCTGGATCTTGCAGGGATGCCGCAGAAGTCAAGCAACAgtgacagcacacacactctctccagcTGCCTAGAGGGCAAGAAGAAGTCTAAGGGAATCAAAGCATTCATAGGAAA GCTTACAAGAAGTCAGTCAACCACATTCACCTTGGATGACAACTTATCAGAAAATGAGTTCAAGCGGGGAGGAGTCCGAGCCACAGCCGGGCCCAGACTGGGGTGGTCACGTGACCTGCACAGCACTAACAG TGAGGTGGATGCTCCATTTGCGCGTTGGTCCCGGGAGCAGGTGTGCGATTGGATGCAGGAGCAGGGACTGGGCCTGTACGTGAACCTGGCCAGACAGTGGATTTCCTCAGGACAAACTCTCCTGCAGGCTTCTCCACAGAATTTAGAAAAG gagcTGGGTATCAAGCATCCTCTCCACAGGAAGAAACTGCAACTGGCCCTACAAGCACTGGGCTCTGAGGAGGATGACAACAAGGGCAAACTAGACTACCAATGGGTAACAA GATGGCTTGATGATATTGGACTTCCTCAGTACAAAACTCAGTTTGATGAGGCAAAAGTGGATGGGCGAATGCTTCACTACATGACCGTG GATGACCTGCTGTCTCTGAAAGTGGGCAGTGTGCTGCATCACCTCAGCATTAAGCGAGCAATCCAAGTTCTCCGCCTCAACAATTACGAGCCCAACTGTCTGCGCCGTAGACCCTCAGATGAG AACAACATCACTCCAGCTGAAATCTCTCAGTGGACCAATCACCGTGTGATGGAGTGGCTGCGTTCTGTAGATCTGGCCGAATACGCACCCAATCTAAGGGGCAGCGGCGTCCATGGAGGACTGATG GTTCTAGAGCCTCGCTTTAACGTGGAGACAATGGCGCTGCTTCTGAACATTCCTCCCAACAAGACCTTGCTCCGAAGGCACCTGGCTACTCATTTTAACCTGCTGGTGGGCTCAGAGGCCCAGCAGACGAAGCAGGAGTGTATGGAGAATCCTGACTACGCTTTACTCACTGCAACCGCTAAGGTCAAG CCACGAAAACTGGCATTTGGGAGCTTTGGGActttgaagaagaagaggcaGGAGGATAACGAGGAGTATGTGTGTCCCATGGACATCGAGATGCCAAAAGGACACAGTTTCCAGAAGGGATTTAGAGGCATGGAGCTGCACATTTATGAGGACGACCTAGACCGACTAGAACAG ATGGAGGACTCAGAGGGAACTGTGCGACAAATTGGGGCTTTCTCAGAGGGCATCAACAATTTGACG AGTATGCTGAAAGATGACGAATTTTTTAAGGAGATTGTAACATCGTCGCCCAACCCCAGCGTGACTGATGATGACTCCAATGTTTGA
- the ppfibp1b gene encoding liprin-beta-1b isoform X2, with protein sequence MMSDASDMLAAALEQMDGIIAGSKSLDYSNGMFDCQSPTSPFMGSLRALHLIEDLRGVLELMDTEEREGLRCQIPDSTAHSLVEWLQGHLSNGHISVTGDIYQDRLNRLETDKESLVLQVSVLTDQVEVQGEKIRDLDLCLEEHREKLNSTEEMLQQELICRSALETQKLDLMAEISNLKLKLTAMEKERIDFDGRFRDSEGLSLEINELRYRISEMETERMQYEKKLKSTKEELAILRRQLDGKDGELRRLQDETGSRSPTPACLETTERDLEVQRMKKAVESLMAANEEKDRKIEELRQSLTRYKKVQDMVMSVQGRKDKSKEEESDESHSDSSLSMSAAMSVSMDAEKSILSCAEEVKSQDEPTTFVSTLHVSSLASTPQPRLETDIDLEPVESQSDAVHQEPSQSQEPAINTSLEGVEVPKSSSLSKLDGNTSEKRPLAVGKSPAESRAFEEFNKITTLPPKSTSSARAVEDDAFGTKKARSSFGRGFFKLRGGKRTASAPNLAETERDGMDHLDLAGMPQKSSNSDSTHTLSSCLEGKKKSKGIKAFIGKLTRSQSTTFTLDDNLSENEFKRGGVRATAGPRLGWSRDLHSTNSEVDAPFARWSREQVCDWMQEQGLGLYVNLARQWISSGQTLLQASPQNLEKELGIKHPLHRKKLQLALQALGSEEDDNKGKLDYQWVTRWLDDIGLPQYKTQFDEAKVDGRMLHYMTVDDLLSLKVGSVLHHLSIKRAIQVLRLNNYEPNCLRRRPSDENNITPAEISQWTNHRVMEWLRSVDLAEYAPNLRGSGVHGGLMVLEPRFNVETMALLLNIPPNKTLLRRHLATHFNLLVGSEAQQTKQECMENPDYALLTATAKVKPRKLAFGSFGTLKKKRQEDNEEYVCPMDIEMPKGHSFQKGFRGMELHIYEDDLDRLEQMEDSEGTVRQIGAFSEGINNLTSMLKDDEFFKEIVTSSPNPSVTDDDSNV encoded by the exons ATGATGTCCGATGCCAGTGATATGTTGGCAGCTGCTTTGGAGCAAATGGATGGCATCATAGCag GCTCCAAATCACTTGACTATTCCAATGGGATGTTTGACTGCCAGTCTCCAACCTCACCGTTCATGGGAAGCCTGCGGGCACTGCACCTGATCGAAGATCTGAGGGGGGTTTTGGAGCTCATGgacacagaggagagagagggactcCGCTGCCAGATACCCGACTCGACAGCACACAGTCTGGTGGAGTGGCTACAGGGACACCTA TCAAATGGGCACATTTCAGTGACTGGTGATATTTACCAAGACAGACTTAATCGGCTTGAAACTGACAAGGAATCCCTTGTGCTTCAG GTGAGTGTCTTGACAGACCAAGTGGAAGTCCAAGGAGAAAAAATAAGAGACCTAGACTTGTGCCTCGAGGAACACCGTGAAAAACTGAATTCCACTGAGGAAATGCTACAACAG GAGCTTATCTGTAGGTCAGCGCTTGAGACCCAGAAGCTAGATCTAATGGCTGAGATTTCCAATTTGAAGCTAAAGCTGACTGCCATGGAGAAGGAGAGAATAGACTTTGATGGAAGATTCAGAGATAGTGAG GGTTTGAGCCTAGAGATAAATGAGCTGAGGTATCGCATTTCTGAGATGGAGACCGAACGGATGCAGTATGAGAAGAAACTGAAGTCTACCAAG gagGAGTTGGCTATATTAAGAAGGCAGTTAGATGGTAAAGATGGAGAACTAAGGAGGCTACAGGATGAGACAGGGTCCAGATCGCCCACACCCGCATGCTTAGAGACCACTGAGAGAG ATTTGGAAGTGCAAAGAATGAAGAAAGCAGTTGAGTCACTTATGGCAGCCAATGAAGAAAAG GATCGCAAGATTGAGGAGCTTCGGCAGTCGCTTACACGTTACAAGAAGGTGCAAGACATGGTCATGTCAGTGCAAGGGAGAAAAG ATAAAtcgaaagaagaagaaagcgaTGAGAGCCACAGCGACAGCTCTCTCTCCATGTCAGCTGCAATGTCGGTTTCCATGGATGCCGAGAAGTCCATCCTGTCATGTGCTGAGGAAGTAAAGAGTCAAGATGAG CCAACAACGTTTGTCAGCACGCTGCATGTCTCTTCACTCGCATCCACACCACAACCCAGACTAGAGACTGATATAGACCTGGAGCCAGTGGAGTCACAGAG TGATGCAGTGCATCAGGAGCCAAGTCAGTCACAGGAGCCTGCCATAAATACCAGTCTGGA AGGGGTGGAGGTCCCCAAATCTAGCAGCCTGAGCAAACTGGATGGCAACACTAGTGAAAAG AGGCCTTTGGCAGTTGGAAAGAGTCCAGCAGAG AGTCGTGCTTTTGAGGAGTTCAACAAGATTACGACCTTACCACCGAAGTCCACCAGTAGTGCCCGTGCGGTTGAAGATGACGCTTTTGGTACAAAGAAGGCGAGATCCTCATTTGGACGAGGTTTCTTTAAGCTCAGAGGAGGCAAGAGAACAGCCAGTGCTCCAAATCTTG cTGAGACGGAGCGTGACGGCATGGACCATCTGGATCTTGCAGGGATGCCGCAGAAGTCAAGCAACAgtgacagcacacacactctctccagcTGCCTAGAGGGCAAGAAGAAGTCTAAGGGAATCAAAGCATTCATAGGAAA GCTTACAAGAAGTCAGTCAACCACATTCACCTTGGATGACAACTTATCAGAAAATGAGTTCAAGCGGGGAGGAGTCCGAGCCACAGCCGGGCCCAGACTGGGGTGGTCACGTGACCTGCACAGCACTAACAG TGAGGTGGATGCTCCATTTGCGCGTTGGTCCCGGGAGCAGGTGTGCGATTGGATGCAGGAGCAGGGACTGGGCCTGTACGTGAACCTGGCCAGACAGTGGATTTCCTCAGGACAAACTCTCCTGCAGGCTTCTCCACAGAATTTAGAAAAG gagcTGGGTATCAAGCATCCTCTCCACAGGAAGAAACTGCAACTGGCCCTACAAGCACTGGGCTCTGAGGAGGATGACAACAAGGGCAAACTAGACTACCAATGGGTAACAA GATGGCTTGATGATATTGGACTTCCTCAGTACAAAACTCAGTTTGATGAGGCAAAAGTGGATGGGCGAATGCTTCACTACATGACCGTG GATGACCTGCTGTCTCTGAAAGTGGGCAGTGTGCTGCATCACCTCAGCATTAAGCGAGCAATCCAAGTTCTCCGCCTCAACAATTACGAGCCCAACTGTCTGCGCCGTAGACCCTCAGATGAG AACAACATCACTCCAGCTGAAATCTCTCAGTGGACCAATCACCGTGTGATGGAGTGGCTGCGTTCTGTAGATCTGGCCGAATACGCACCCAATCTAAGGGGCAGCGGCGTCCATGGAGGACTGATG GTTCTAGAGCCTCGCTTTAACGTGGAGACAATGGCGCTGCTTCTGAACATTCCTCCCAACAAGACCTTGCTCCGAAGGCACCTGGCTACTCATTTTAACCTGCTGGTGGGCTCAGAGGCCCAGCAGACGAAGCAGGAGTGTATGGAGAATCCTGACTACGCTTTACTCACTGCAACCGCTAAGGTCAAG CCACGAAAACTGGCATTTGGGAGCTTTGGGActttgaagaagaagaggcaGGAGGATAACGAGGAGTATGTGTGTCCCATGGACATCGAGATGCCAAAAGGACACAGTTTCCAGAAGGGATTTAGAGGCATGGAGCTGCACATTTATGAGGACGACCTAGACCGACTAGAACAG ATGGAGGACTCAGAGGGAACTGTGCGACAAATTGGGGCTTTCTCAGAGGGCATCAACAATTTGACG AGTATGCTGAAAGATGACGAATTTTTTAAGGAGATTGTAACATCGTCGCCCAACCCCAGCGTGACTGATGATGACTCCAATGTTTGA
- the ppfibp1b gene encoding liprin-beta-1b isoform X3 has product MMSDASDMLAAALEQMDGIIAGSKSLDYSNGMFDCQSPTSPFMGSLRALHLIEDLRGVLELMDTEEREGLRCQIPDSTAHSLVEWLQGHLSNGHISVTGDIYQDRLNRLETDKESLVLQVSVLTDQVEVQGEKIRDLDLCLEEHREKLNSTEEMLQQELICRSALETQKLDLMAEISNLKLKLTAMEKERIDFDGRFRDSEGLSLEINELRYRISEMETERMQYEKKLKSTKEELAILRRQLDGKDGELRRLQDETGSRSPTPACLETTEREDTFKQRLKEKHLEVQRMKKAVESLMAANEEKDRKIEELRQSLTRYKKVQDMVMSVQGRKDKSKEEESDESHSDSSLSMSAAMSVSMDAEKSILSCAEEVKSQDEPTTFVSTLHVSSLASTPQPRLETDIDLEPVESQRGVEVPKSSSLSKLDGNTSEKRPLAVGKSPAESRAFEEFNKITTLPPKSTSSARAVEDDAFGTKKARSSFGRGFFKLRGGKRTASAPNLAETERDGMDHLDLAGMPQKSSNSDSTHTLSSCLEGKKKSKGIKAFIGKLTRSQSTTFTLDDNLSENEFKRGGVRATAGPRLGWSRDLHSTNSEVDAPFARWSREQVCDWMQEQGLGLYVNLARQWISSGQTLLQASPQNLEKELGIKHPLHRKKLQLALQALGSEEDDNKGKLDYQWVTRWLDDIGLPQYKTQFDEAKVDGRMLHYMTVDDLLSLKVGSVLHHLSIKRAIQVLRLNNYEPNCLRRRPSDENNITPAEISQWTNHRVMEWLRSVDLAEYAPNLRGSGVHGGLMVLEPRFNVETMALLLNIPPNKTLLRRHLATHFNLLVGSEAQQTKQECMENPDYALLTATAKVKPRKLAFGSFGTLKKKRQEDNEEYVCPMDIEMPKGHSFQKGFRGMELHIYEDDLDRLEQMEDSEGTVRQIGAFSEGINNLTSMLKDDEFFKEIVTSSPNPSVTDDDSNV; this is encoded by the exons ATGATGTCCGATGCCAGTGATATGTTGGCAGCTGCTTTGGAGCAAATGGATGGCATCATAGCag GCTCCAAATCACTTGACTATTCCAATGGGATGTTTGACTGCCAGTCTCCAACCTCACCGTTCATGGGAAGCCTGCGGGCACTGCACCTGATCGAAGATCTGAGGGGGGTTTTGGAGCTCATGgacacagaggagagagagggactcCGCTGCCAGATACCCGACTCGACAGCACACAGTCTGGTGGAGTGGCTACAGGGACACCTA TCAAATGGGCACATTTCAGTGACTGGTGATATTTACCAAGACAGACTTAATCGGCTTGAAACTGACAAGGAATCCCTTGTGCTTCAG GTGAGTGTCTTGACAGACCAAGTGGAAGTCCAAGGAGAAAAAATAAGAGACCTAGACTTGTGCCTCGAGGAACACCGTGAAAAACTGAATTCCACTGAGGAAATGCTACAACAG GAGCTTATCTGTAGGTCAGCGCTTGAGACCCAGAAGCTAGATCTAATGGCTGAGATTTCCAATTTGAAGCTAAAGCTGACTGCCATGGAGAAGGAGAGAATAGACTTTGATGGAAGATTCAGAGATAGTGAG GGTTTGAGCCTAGAGATAAATGAGCTGAGGTATCGCATTTCTGAGATGGAGACCGAACGGATGCAGTATGAGAAGAAACTGAAGTCTACCAAG gagGAGTTGGCTATATTAAGAAGGCAGTTAGATGGTAAAGATGGAGAACTAAGGAGGCTACAGGATGAGACAGGGTCCAGATCGCCCACACCCGCATGCTTAGAGACCACTGAGAGAG AGGATACTTTTAAGCAGAGGCTCAAAGAGAAAC ATTTGGAAGTGCAAAGAATGAAGAAAGCAGTTGAGTCACTTATGGCAGCCAATGAAGAAAAG GATCGCAAGATTGAGGAGCTTCGGCAGTCGCTTACACGTTACAAGAAGGTGCAAGACATGGTCATGTCAGTGCAAGGGAGAAAAG ATAAAtcgaaagaagaagaaagcgaTGAGAGCCACAGCGACAGCTCTCTCTCCATGTCAGCTGCAATGTCGGTTTCCATGGATGCCGAGAAGTCCATCCTGTCATGTGCTGAGGAAGTAAAGAGTCAAGATGAG CCAACAACGTTTGTCAGCACGCTGCATGTCTCTTCACTCGCATCCACACCACAACCCAGACTAGAGACTGATATAGACCTGGAGCCAGTGGAGTCACAGAG AGGGGTGGAGGTCCCCAAATCTAGCAGCCTGAGCAAACTGGATGGCAACACTAGTGAAAAG AGGCCTTTGGCAGTTGGAAAGAGTCCAGCAGAG AGTCGTGCTTTTGAGGAGTTCAACAAGATTACGACCTTACCACCGAAGTCCACCAGTAGTGCCCGTGCGGTTGAAGATGACGCTTTTGGTACAAAGAAGGCGAGATCCTCATTTGGACGAGGTTTCTTTAAGCTCAGAGGAGGCAAGAGAACAGCCAGTGCTCCAAATCTTG cTGAGACGGAGCGTGACGGCATGGACCATCTGGATCTTGCAGGGATGCCGCAGAAGTCAAGCAACAgtgacagcacacacactctctccagcTGCCTAGAGGGCAAGAAGAAGTCTAAGGGAATCAAAGCATTCATAGGAAA GCTTACAAGAAGTCAGTCAACCACATTCACCTTGGATGACAACTTATCAGAAAATGAGTTCAAGCGGGGAGGAGTCCGAGCCACAGCCGGGCCCAGACTGGGGTGGTCACGTGACCTGCACAGCACTAACAG TGAGGTGGATGCTCCATTTGCGCGTTGGTCCCGGGAGCAGGTGTGCGATTGGATGCAGGAGCAGGGACTGGGCCTGTACGTGAACCTGGCCAGACAGTGGATTTCCTCAGGACAAACTCTCCTGCAGGCTTCTCCACAGAATTTAGAAAAG gagcTGGGTATCAAGCATCCTCTCCACAGGAAGAAACTGCAACTGGCCCTACAAGCACTGGGCTCTGAGGAGGATGACAACAAGGGCAAACTAGACTACCAATGGGTAACAA GATGGCTTGATGATATTGGACTTCCTCAGTACAAAACTCAGTTTGATGAGGCAAAAGTGGATGGGCGAATGCTTCACTACATGACCGTG GATGACCTGCTGTCTCTGAAAGTGGGCAGTGTGCTGCATCACCTCAGCATTAAGCGAGCAATCCAAGTTCTCCGCCTCAACAATTACGAGCCCAACTGTCTGCGCCGTAGACCCTCAGATGAG AACAACATCACTCCAGCTGAAATCTCTCAGTGGACCAATCACCGTGTGATGGAGTGGCTGCGTTCTGTAGATCTGGCCGAATACGCACCCAATCTAAGGGGCAGCGGCGTCCATGGAGGACTGATG GTTCTAGAGCCTCGCTTTAACGTGGAGACAATGGCGCTGCTTCTGAACATTCCTCCCAACAAGACCTTGCTCCGAAGGCACCTGGCTACTCATTTTAACCTGCTGGTGGGCTCAGAGGCCCAGCAGACGAAGCAGGAGTGTATGGAGAATCCTGACTACGCTTTACTCACTGCAACCGCTAAGGTCAAG CCACGAAAACTGGCATTTGGGAGCTTTGGGActttgaagaagaagaggcaGGAGGATAACGAGGAGTATGTGTGTCCCATGGACATCGAGATGCCAAAAGGACACAGTTTCCAGAAGGGATTTAGAGGCATGGAGCTGCACATTTATGAGGACGACCTAGACCGACTAGAACAG ATGGAGGACTCAGAGGGAACTGTGCGACAAATTGGGGCTTTCTCAGAGGGCATCAACAATTTGACG AGTATGCTGAAAGATGACGAATTTTTTAAGGAGATTGTAACATCGTCGCCCAACCCCAGCGTGACTGATGATGACTCCAATGTTTGA
- the endouc gene encoding uridylate-specific endoribonuclease C, with protein MATRQLWACLLVLLAFFAHINAAAQTVNQDLSNIIGELWKLDVNRFTPGTDYKISLQGRAGYIPKGSKVAVDHASSPLFSYVNENKLKSITTYTCFMKLLDNYERSTGVSEKVTTDEIAENNAFLDAILDTAVMKRAHQYLVKKGKSKSDLRQFKSQLYYMWFRLYHRDRTGGEDSSGFEHVFVGETQSGRDIMGLHNWVQFYLQEKQNLLDYKGYKATRNDMPDADDHVLNVQFGWHGLLKPVGSTFIGVSPEFEMAVFTILFLTSTEKTSTAVVNMDQYQLELVVNRHGRSIGTSYPKLLSSNNRHLQSN; from the exons ATGGCTACCAG GCAACTATGGGCATGTCTTCTTGTGCTCCTGGCCTTCTTTGCACATATTAATGCAGCAGC CCAAACTGTAAACCAGGATCTGTCTAACATAATCGGTGAGCTCTGGAAGCTGGATGTCAATCGCTTTACGCCTGGGACGGACTACAAGATCTCACTGCAG gGTCGAGCTGGTTACATACCCAAAGGGAGCAAAGTCGCAGTCGATCATGCTtcatctcctctcttctcctatGTGAACGAGAACAAACTGAAATCCATCACTACATACACAT GTTTCATGAAGCTGCTGGATAACTATGAAAGGTCCACTGGTGTATCTGAGAAGGTGACTACTGATGAGATAGCTGAGAATAACGCTTTCCTGGATGCCATCTTAGACACAGCCGTCATGAAG agGGCTCACCAGTATTTAGTTAAAAAGGGAAAATCGAAGTCAGACCTGAGGCAGTTTAAGAGTCAGCTGTACTACATGTGGTTCCGACTTTACCACAGAGATAGAACTGGAgg agaggactccagtggcttTGAACATGTGTTTGTTGGTGAGACGCAATCCGGTCGTGATATTATGGGTCTCCACAACTGGGTCCAGTTTTACCTCCAGGAAAAGCAGAATCTCCTTGATTATAAGGGTTACAAAGCAACAAGGAATGATATG CCGGATGCAGATGATCACGTCTTGAATGTGCAGTTCGGCTGGCATGGTCTGCTGAAACCAGTGGGCAGTACTTTCATTGGTGTCAGTCCTGAGTTTGAGATGGCCGTGTTTACCATCCTCTTCCTGACATCCACCGAGAAAACCAGCACTGCGGTGGTGAATATGGACCAGTACCAACTGGAGCTTGTTGTCAACAGACATGGACGCTCCATTGGCACTTCCTACCCCAAGCTACTGAGCAGCAACAACAGACACCTACAGAGCAACTGA